From the genome of Malus domestica chromosome 04, GDT2T_hap1, one region includes:
- the LOC103403726 gene encoding uncharacterized protein, with the protein MGIVETLQYLESSRRIASVNDSHSEGRLVRMPMANGECSIRTQSPKLKRRKISAVRDFPPGCGRFGQLSNLGPDKEAASVGTLLTALTESLVSGGKYGDGRGAENLMPSTGQVDDTVLISGYDVSTGETVESLTALEHEIYDSLKIQHQLGAAAPEEEIVAVLPDRNICSPPDRSISISTCNLLEKTAVKKYPPRRKISAVRDLPPLCGRNASLEVRKFGQEKSLIDGEPSSLNTVKTDVKQTCEDVYDEEFHKSEYVENVLEISGSEVQLNCNGHVVQKMEREDEYKVNSKINVVLEGTRKTCIEPSQKSNGCLRTKDVEHSEEKVEDKMEVYQAEKSTSEKCLEVSYYNNQLHEEDFVSLEPTSNSEIVLGLMAASNCPWRKGKGVFKRKSEGGVSVRKPSQQSNGCQGMGDIGLSEEIVGTEMVVYQAKKSPGKKCIDVSYYHNQLHKEVLGISERTMDRVVVLGLMAASNCPWRKEKEVSMRKPEDGASESKPSQESNGCQGIGGVGHSEEIVGKEMVVYQAKRSPGEKCIDVSYYHNQLHKEVLGISEPTMDRVVVLGLMAASNCPWRKGKEVSMRKPEDGASESKPSQESNGCQGMGGVGHSEEKVGKEMVVYQAKETLGETCLEVSYYNNQLHKEDFESSELTSDTVVVLGLMAASNCPWRKGKRVSKHKAKGGTSESEQNKLDLKCQLEGSSTVSTKVDSDIGRKSVKKIFRKARKSAYQGTSLFWDEEYSLEHDPEDLHVTPRSCYSDVSPHLFSPSSATSKNNENNAIVNRHTVKETLHLFQALCRKLLQEEEGKSKEGGISRQKIDYSALKILRDKGKYVNMGKHIGAVPGVEVGDEFHNRVELTIVGLHRLTQGGIDYVNHCGKILATSIIASGGYADDLNDSNSLIYTGQGGNVMKTNKEPEDQKLERGNLALDNSLHERNPVRVIRGSESSDGKSKTYVYDGLYLVKKRWQELGSHGKLVFKFQLDKIRDQHLARKEVKKSKIIQVQEGLCIDDISLGKELIPVSAVNTIDDEKPPTFVYVTSMLYPDWCRPIPLKGCSCIVECSDSEKCSCAVQNGGEIPYNFDGAIVEVKPLVYECGPSCKCPPSCYNRVGQHGIKFQLQIFKTESRGWGLRSLNYIPSGSFICEYMGELLEEDKAEERIGYDEYLFDIGNNYNDNNLWDELSTLVPDALSSSFEVVDDGKFTIDAANYGNVGRFINHSCSPNLYAQDVLYDHNDNRIPHIMFFAAEDIPPMQELTYHYNYTIDSVYDSNGNIKKKNCYCGSLDCTGRLY; encoded by the coding sequence ATGGGGATCGTAGAGACACTGCAATATTTGGAATCATCTAGAAGAATTGCTTCAGTTAATGATAGTCATTCTGAGGGAAGATTAGTACGTATGCCCATGGCTAATGGGGAGTGCTCTATCCGTACGCAGTCACCTAAGTTAAAGAGGCGCAAAATCTCCGCTGTTCGTGATTTTCCCCCGGGGTGTGGACGATTTGGTCAGTTAAGCAATTTGGGACCTGATAAGGAGGCCGCTTCTGTGGGTACTTTATTGACTGCTCTGACAGAAAGTTTGGTTAGTGGGGGTAAATATGGTGACGGACGTGGTGCTGAAAATCTGATGCCCTCAACTGGTCAGGTAGATGATACTGTTTTGATTAGTGGTTACGATGTTAGTACTGGTGAGACAGTTGAATCTTTAACAGCCTTAgagcatgaaatatatgattcGTTGAAGATCCAACATCAGCTTGGTGCTGCTGCGCCAGAGGAGGAGATAGTTGCAGTTCTGCCTGATAGAAATATTTGTTCACCACCTGACAGATCCATCTCTATTTCTACATGCAATCTTCTGGAGAAGACTGCAGTTAAAAAATATCCTCCTCGAAGAAAAATATCAGCCGTTCGTGACTTACCTCCTCTGTGTGGAAGAAATGCTTCCCTGGAAGTGAGGAAATTTGGTCAAGAAAAATCGCTTATCGATGGTGAACCATCATCATTGAACACAGTGAAGACCGATGTGAAGCAAACATGTGAGGATGTCTATGATGAAGAGTTTCACAAGAGTGAATATGTAGAGAATGTATTAGAAATAAGTGGATCCGAGGTTCAACTAAATTGCAATGGGCATGTTGTACAAAAAATGGAGAGAGAAGATGAATATAAAGTAAATTCGAAGATAAACGTGGTTTTGGAAGGTACAAGAAAAACATGCATTGAACCTTCTCAAAAAAGTAACGGATGTCTACGCACAAAGGATGTTGAGCATTCAGAGGAGAAAGTGGAGGACAAGATGGAGGTATACCAAGCAGAGAAAAGTACGAGTGAAAAATGTCTGGAAGTATCTTATTATAATAACCAATTGCACGAAGAAGATTTTGTAAGTTTGGAACCTACATCGAATAGTGAGATTGTGCTGGGTTTGATGGCTGCGTCAAATTGTCCATGGAGGAAGGGAAAAGGGGTTTTCAAGCGTAAATCAGAAGGCGGTGTGAGTGTAAGAAAACCCTCTCAACAAAGCAATGGATGCCAAGGCATGGGGGATATTGGACTTTCAGAGGAGATAGTGGGGACGGAGATGGTGGTATACCAAGCGAAGAAAAGTCCGGGTAAAAAATGTATAGATGTATCTTATTATCATAACCAATTGCACAAAGAAGTTCTTGGAATTTCAGAACGTACTATGGATAGGGTGGTTGTGCTGGGTTTGATGGCTGCGTCAAACTGTCCATGGAGGAAGGAAAAAGAGGTCTCCATGCGTAAACCAGAAGATGGTGCAAGTGAAAGTAAACCTTCTCAAGAAAGCAATGGATGCCAAGGCATAGGGGGTGTTGGACATTCAGAGGAGATAGTGGGGAAGGAGATGGTGGTATACCAAGCGAAGAGAAGTCCAGGTGAAAAATGTATAGATGTATCTTATTATCATAACCAATTGCACAAAGAAGTTCTTGGAATTTCAGAACCTACTATGGATAGGGTGGTTGTGCTGGGTTTGATGGCTGCGTCAAACTGCCCATGGAGGAAGGGAAAAGAGGTCTCCATGCGTAAACCAGAAGATGGTGCAAGTGAAAGTAAACCTTCTCAAGAAAGCAATGGATGCCAAGGCATGGGGGGTGTTGGACATTCAGAGGAGAAAGTTGGGAAGGAGATGGTGGTATACCAAGCGAAGGAGACTCTGGGTGAAACATGTTTGGAAGTATCTTATTATAATAACCAATTGCACAAAGAAGATTTTGAAAGTTCGGAACTTACTTCAGATACAGTGGTTGTGCTGGGTTTGATGGCTGCATCTAATTGTCCGTGGAGGAAGGGAAAAAGGGTCTCCAAGCACAAAGCAAAAGGTGGTACAAGTGAAAGCGAACAAAACAAACTTGATTTGAAATGCCAACTGGAAGGATCTAGTACTGTGTCAACAAAAGTTGACTCAGACATTGGAAGAAAGTCTGTAAAGAAGATTTTTCGTAAAGCACGAAAGAGTGCTTATCAAGGTACAAGTCTGTTCTGGGATGAGGAGTATTCTCTCGAGCATGACCCAGAGGATCTTCATGTGACTCCAAGATCATGTTATTCAGATGTATCCCCTCATCTGTTTAGTCCTAGTAGTGCAACTAGTAAAAATAATGAGAACAACGCAATTGTCAACCGACACACGGTGAAGGAGACATTGCATCTGTTCCAGGCTCTTTGTAGGAAGCTCTTGCAGGAGGAAGAGGGTAAGTCAAAGGAAGGAGGAATTTCTCGCCAAAAAATTGATTATTCAGCTTTAAAGATCCTCAGGGATAAGGGAAAATATGTAAATATGGGCAAACACATTGGAGCTGTCCCAGGAGTTGAAGTTGGTGATGAGTTTCATAACCGAGTGGAACTTACTATTGTTGGCCTTCATCGGCTGACTCAGGGTGGTATAGATTATGTGAATCATTGTGGCAAGATCCTTGCAACTAGTATCATTGCATCTGGTGGCTATGCTGATGATTTGAATGATTCAAATTCCTTGATTTATACAGGCCAAGGAGGAAATGTGATGAAGACTAATAAGGAACCTGAAGATCAGAAGCTTGAACGGGGAAACCTTGCTTTGGATAATAGTCTGCATGAAAGGAACCCTGTTAGAGTGATTCGTGGCTCTGAATCCTCAGATGGAAAGAGTAAGACGTATGTATATGATGGACTATATTTGGTAAAGAAACGTTGGCAGGAATTGGGGTCTCATGGTAAGCTTGTTTTCAAGTTTCAACTGGACAAAATTCGAGACCAACACCTTGCTCGGAAAGAAGTGAAGAAGTCCAAAATAATTCAAGTTCAGGAAGGTCTCTGCATTGATGATATTTCACTAGGGAAAGAGTTAATTCCTGTTTCTGCTGTGAATACCATAGATGATGAGAAACCTCCAACATTTGTATATGTAACTAGTATGCTATATCCTGATTGGTGCCGTCCAATTCCTCTCAAGGGTTGCAGCTGTATTGTTGAATGCTCAGATTCTGAGAAATGTTCTTGTGCAGTTCAGAACGGAGGTGAGATCCCGTATAACTTCGACGGTGCTATTGTTGAAGTAAAGCCCCTTGTGTATGAGTGTGGTCCTTCTTGCAAGTGCCCTCCGTCTTGTTACAATAGAGTTGGTCAACATGGTATCAAATTTCAGCTTCAAATTTTTAAAACAGAATCAAGGGGTTGGGGATTGAGATCACTAAATTACATTCCTTCAGGAAGTTTTATATGTGAGTATATGGGAGAGCTCCTTGAAGAGgacaaagctgaagaaagaATTGGTTATGATGAGTATCTGTTTGATATTGGGAATAACTACAATGACAATAATCTTTGGGATGAACTTTCAACCCTTGTGCCCGATGCGCTGTCAAGTTCTTTTGAAGTTGTGGACGATGGTAAATTCACCATTGATGCAGCAAACTATGGAAATGTGGGAAGATTTATTAACCATAGTTGTTCCCCTAATCTTTATGCCCAAGATGTTCTCTACGATCACAATGACAATAGAATTCCTCACATTATGTTCTTTGCCGCTGAAGACATTCCCCCGATGCAAGAGTTGACTTACCATTACAATTATACGATAGATTCGGTTTATGATTCCAATGGCAATATAAAGAAGAAGAATTGCTATTGTGGTTCGCTGGACTGTACTGGCAGGCTGTACTGA
- the LOC103403697 gene encoding uncharacterized protein — protein MKLGFEESKVVFGLLRAEQRPIEEIVSEFNSTFSHGRQFTPCFSLSILLQDKKMLSSTQRLIAFAILQQAYSSQKPSANPFINLLINAACDVEAEKYERALVLQLLQLFGSDGSSDGKEILKQSAAEYIKSFDPSVHAFPQHEQLQQQYADKVHPERFISPFKDASVRNVVADPDVPRGCDVNSLEFDIQTGAKPKIGSGDRDETVLGLLSNLALEGLGPHWNRPIPPRLPVQNDELVWLNPVDNHELLWDDGMCIDTSRGAAVRYLIAKALKGPLAPAQQEQVLLELANDPKLVYHCGLTPRKLPELVENNPVIAVEVLTKLIKSPEIAGYFTVLVNMDMSLHSMEVVNRLTTAVELPSGFIHMYITNCISSCENIKDKYMQNRLVRLVCVFLQSLIRNDIINVKDLFIEVQAFCIEFSRIREAAALFRLLKSLE, from the exons ATGAAGCTGGGGTTTGAAGAATCGAAGGTGGTGTTTGGACTGCTGAGAGCAGAGCAGCGCCCGATCGAAGAGATCGTCTCTGAGTTCAACTCCACATTCTCTCATGGCCGCCAATTCACTCCCTGCTTCTCTCTCTCCATTCTTTtacag GACAAGAAGATGCTGAGCTCCACTCAGCGTTTGATTGCCTTCGCTATTCTTCAGCAGGCCTATTCATCCCAGAAACCTTCTGCAAATCCGTTCATTAATTTACTTATAAAC GCTGCATGTGATGTCGAAGCCGAAAAGTATGAGAGGGCACTTGTTCTGCAGCTATTACAGCTGTTTGGCTCTGATGGCTCTAGTGATGGCAAAGAG ATTCTTAAACAGTCTGCTGCAGAGTACATCAAAAGTTTTGATCCTTCAGTACAT GCATTTCCGCAACATGAACAGTTGCAGCAGCAGTACGCTGATAAAGTCCATCCAGAACGATTTATTTCTCCATTCAAGGATGCTTCCGTCAGAAATGTGGTTGCAGACCCTGATGTTCCTCGTGGTTGTGATGTTAACTCATTAGA GTTTGATATACAAACTGGAGCAAAACCTAAAATTGGATCTGGAGATAGAGATGAGACGGTGCTTGGCTTGCTATCCAATTTAGCGCTGGAAGGGTTAGGTCCTCACTGGAACAGGCCTATTCCACCTAGGCTCCCAGTTCAGAATGATGAA CTAGTGTGGCTTAACCCTGTGGACAATCATGAACTTTTATGGGATGATGGAATGTGTATTGATACTAGCAGAGGGGCAGCTGTCAGGTACTTGATTGCAAAAGCTTTAAAGGGACCACTTGCGCCTGCACAACAAGAG CAAGTCTTGTTGGAGCTGGCAAATGACCCAAAACTTGTATATCACTGTGGGCTGACACCAAGAAAGCTACCG GAATTGGTGGAAAATAATCCCGTTATTGCAGTTGAAGTCCTCACCAAGCTGATAAAATCCCCTGAAATTGCAGG ATACTTTACAGTGCTTGTCAATATGGACATGAGTCTGCACTCAATGGAAGTGGTGAACAGGCTTACTACAGCAGTTGAACTTCCTTCCGGGTTCATACACATGTACATAACAAATTGTATATCATCTTGTGAGAACATCAAG GATAAATACATGCAGAACAGACTTGTGAGACTTGTTTGCGTGTTTCTTCAGAGCCTTATCCGAAACGACATTATCAATG TTAAGGATCTTTTCATCGAAGTCCAAGCTTTTTGCATAGAGTTCTCGCGGATTAGGGAAGCAGCGGCACTGTTTAGGCTCCTAAAGTCCTTGGAATGA
- the LOC103403698 gene encoding expansin-like B1 — protein sequence MEFFLKDITWFLCIMLLLPALCTSQDAFVSSRATYYGSPDCYGTPTGACGFGEYGRKINDGQVTAVSGLWRNGTGCGACYQVRCKVPQHCSSDGVTAAVTDYGEGDRTDFIFSARAYAKLATNPASSEVLFASGVVEIEYRRIPCKFSGNNIVFKVHEHSKYPQYLAIVIQDVAGVNDITAVEVWQEDCQQWRPMRRAYGAVWDLPTPPMGSLSLRFQVSGSAEVKWVQANKVIPADWKAGAAYQSDIQLN from the exons ATGGAGTTTTTCCTTAAGGACATAACTTGGTTTCTTTGTATCATGTTACTGTTGCCTGCACTATGTACCTCTCAAGACGCATTTGTTTCCTCTAGAGCAACCTACTATGGTAGCCCAGACTGCTACGGGACCCCAA CTGGAGCTTGTGGGTTTGGAGAATATGGAAGAAAGATCAACGACGGTCAAGTAACCGCAGTTTCTGGGCTGTGGAGGAACGGAACTGGCTGTGGTGCATGCTACCAG GTGAGGTGCAAGGTCCCTCAGCATTGCAGCAGTGATGGGGTAACTGCGGCGGTGACTGACTACGGCGAAGGCGACAGAACTGACTTTATCTTCAGCGCAAGAGCTTATGCAAAGTTGGCAACCAATCCAGCTTCGTCTGAGGTATTATTTGCTTCCGGTGTCGTTGAAATCGAATACAGAAGGATCCCTTGCAAGTTCTCTGGTAACAACATTGTGTTTAAAGTCCATGAACACAGTAAATATCCTCAATACCTTGCCATAGTCATTCAGGATGTTGCTGGGGTAAATGACATAACAGCTGTTGAGGTTTGGCAG GAGGATTGCCAGCAATGGAGGCCAATGAGGAGAGCATATGGAGCAGTGTGGGACCTTCCAACCCCACCAATGGGGTCCCTTAGCTTGAGGTTCCAAGTGAGTGGCAGTGCAGAGGTGAAATGGGTGCAGGCAAACAAAGTCATCCCTGCTGATTGGAAGGCTGGGGCTGCCTATCAGTCGGACATTCAGCTCAATTAG